One Cheilinus undulatus linkage group 22, ASM1832078v1, whole genome shotgun sequence DNA window includes the following coding sequences:
- the LOC121504540 gene encoding E3 ubiquitin-protein ligase TRIM39-like: MAATKPSPRDNDQLEKHVTCTICMDLFRDPVTTACGHSFCKKCLSCNFQYNDMMCPLCKTPLSRHPDVNIVLRDIVEEIKKKTPEKDDDEYTGAPGEVACDMCTKRKLKAKKSCLVCLASYCSTHLKNHSLTKRLKGHKLVDPVENLDERACLQHGRPLELYSRKRERCICVLCMEEDQEEVVPNEEEWNRKKAKLENTKTELRQKIKNRKTRLDEINASLKTCEDQLNKECGDIDAVFTAVTAMVKEAHEKALQPLQDKRQVAEKEAKEIEEKLEAEINQLEKTISELVDISALEDHILFLQKYPSLQDMDCIKDCPEVELDISLSFGTMRKITTTMLESIEQELVKLTPLELQRIPKFIVDVRLDPTTAHQRLVLSDNGKEVKDGEEHHEVPDSPERFDMFGSILGLNSLKSGRSYWEVEVRNKSGWDLGVARGDANRKGKLSLTPDNGYWVTVHYEDDKYAALTAPPVGLSLTDKPEKVGVFVDLDEGLVSFYDVTAESHIYSFTECSFNGKIFPYFSPHSRKDEKNIDPLIICPVKNCEQEIDVS; this comes from the exons ATGGCTGCCACCAAACCATCACCCCGTGACAATGACCAGCTGGAAAAGCACGTCACATGCACCATCTGCATGGATTTATTCAGGGATCCTGTCACTACAGCTTGTGGCCACTCCTTCTGTAAGAAATGTCTAAGCTGCAACTTTCAGTACAATGACATGATGTGCCCCCTGTGCAAAACACCTCTCAGCAGACACCCCGATGTTAACATCGTCCTAAGAGACATTGTggaagagattaaaaaaaagacccCAGAGAAAGATGATGATGAGTACACTGGGGCGCCTGGCGAAGTGGCCTGTGACATGTGCACAAAGCGAAAGCTGAAAGCCAAGAAGTCCTGTCTTGTGTGTCTGGCCTCGTATTGTTCAACCCACCTTAAGAATCATTCTTTGACTAAAAGGCTGAAGGGTCACAAGTTGGTCGACCCTGTAGAGAACTTGGATGAGAGAGCCTGTCTGCAGCATGGACGCCCCTTGGAGCTGTACagcagaaagagggagagatgtATTTGTGTGCTGTGTATGGAAGAAGACCAGGAGGAAGTCGTTCCTAATGAAGAGGAATGGAACAGGAAGAAG GCTAAGCTTGAAAACACCAAGACTGAGCTACgacagaaaatcaaaaatagaaaaacacgACTGGATGAAATAAATGCATCTCTTAAGACATGTGAG GACCAGCTGAACAAAGAGTGCGGGGATATTGACGCTGTGTTCACTGCTGTAACTGCCATGGTGAAGGAGGCCCATGAAAAAGCTCTTCAGCCATTACAGGACAAGAGGCAGGTTGCTGAAAAGGAGGCAAAAGAAATTGAGGAGAAGTTGGAAGCAGAGATCAACCAGCTTGAGAAAACCATCTCTGAGCTGGTTGATATATCTGCACTTGAGGATCACATCCTGTTCCTGCAG AAATACCCGTCTCTTCAAGACATGGATTGCATCAAAGACTGCCCAGAGGTGGAGCTGGACATTTCACTGTCATTTGGCACCATGCGAAAAATCACAACAACTATGCTGGAATCAATTGAACAGGAACTGGTGAAGCTGACCCCTCTTG AGCTTCAAAGAATTCCAAAGTTCATCG TGGATGTGAGGCTGGATCCAACCACTGCACACCAACGCCTGGTTCTGTCTGACAATGGTAAGGAAGTCAAAGATGGAGAGGAACACCATGAAGTTCCTGATTCTCCTGAGAGGTTTGACATGTTTGGCAGCATCCTGGGGCTCAACAGTCTGAAATCTGGGAGGTCCTACTGGGAGGTGGAGGTCCGGAACAAGTCAGGGTGGGATCTGGGTGTAGCAAGAGGGGACGCAAACCGCAAGGGCAAACTGTCTTTGACTCCAGATAACGGGTACTGGGTTACTGTTCATTACGAAGACGACAAGTACGCCGCCCTGACAGCCCCACCTGTTGGTCTGTCGCTGACAGACAAACCTGAGAAGGTGGGAGTGTTTGTGGACTTAGACGAGGGTCTCGTGTCCTTTTATGATGTGACGGCAGAATCTCACATCTACTCATTTACTGAGTGCTCGTTCAATGGAAAGATCTTCCCATATTTTAGTCCCCATTCaagaaaagatgagaaaaacatAGATCCCTTGATTATTTGTCCTGTTAAGAATTGTGAGCAGGAAATTGATGTGTCATGA